The Deltaproteobacteria bacterium sequence CCTGGAGTTCTCCGGGAAGGAACTGATCAAGGGTGAACCGGACGCCTCTTCCTTCCCCTCCGGCGGGATGCGGGCCACTTTTGAAGCCCGGGGCTACACCGCCTGGGATTGTACATCCCCCGCTTTCGTCAAAGATGGAAGTCTCTGTATTCCGACTGCTTTTTGTTCCTACACCGGAGAAGCTTTGGACAAAAAAACCCCCTTGCTGCGTTCCATGGAAGCCCTTTCCAAACAGGCTCTTCGCGTCTTGAAACTCTTCGACAACAAAAGCGCCTCCAAAGTCATCACCACGGTCGGACCGGAACAGGAATATTTTCTGATCGACAAACGAATGTACGACCTGAGAAAGGATCTGATTTTCACGGGAAGAACGCTTTTCGGCGCCAAGCCGCCAAAGGGTCAGGAAATGGGAGATCATTACTTCGGCAGCCTGAAGGAACGCATCTCCGCTTTCATGAAGGAGCTGGATCAGGAACTCTGGAAACTCGGTGTCGCCGCCAAAACAAAACACAACGAGGTTGCACCGGCACAACATGAGCTGGCGCCAATTTTTACCACCGCCAATATCGCGACGGACCACAATCAGCTTACCATGGAAATGATGAAGAAAATCGCGTTAAGGCACGGCCTGGTCTGTCTGTTGCACGAGAAACCGTTTGCCGGCGTGAACGGCTCGGGGAAACACGTCAACTGGTCCATGGCGACGGATGACGGCCAGAATCTGCTCGAGCCCGGATATACACCGCATGAGAATGCCCAATTCCTTGTGTATTTGTGCGCCGTGATCAAGGGCGTTGATGAATATGCCGACTTGCTCCGGGCCTCGGCCGCGACGGCGGGCAATGAGCACCGCCTCGGAACCCATGAAGCACCACCTGCCATTGTCTCGGTCTATCTGGGAAAACAATTGACCGATATTCTGGAACAGATCGCGGGTGGCGGAACGACCAACTCCAGCCAGGATGGCCTGTTGAAAATCGGAGTCACGACCCTGCCGGATTTACCGAAGGATTCCACGGACAGAAACCGAACCTCCCCTTTTGCTTTTACAGGGAACAAATTTGAATTCAGAATGGTGGGATCCTCGGCGTCCACAGCGACGGCCAGCTTCGTCCTGAACACCATTGTGGCGGATATGCTTAAACAGATTGCGGACCGCCTGGAACAGGCCAAGGATTTTCAGGACGAGGTCCAGAAACTGCTGCAGGAAATCGTAAAAAACCACAAAAAGATCATTTTCAACGGCAACAGCGACTCCGACGCCTGGGTTCAAGAAACGAAAAAAAGAGGACTCCCCAACATCACGTCCACTGTGGCGGCCATCCGGACCATGATTTCGGATAAAAACATCGCGCTTTTTGAAGAACACCATATACTGACCCGGCACGAGATAGAATCCCGCTGCGAAATCAACTTTGAAAACTACATGAAGGCCATCAACATCGAGGCCCTGACAATGCTCGAAATGGCAAAGCGGCAAATCCTTCCTGCCGTGATTGAATACACCACCATGCTGGCGGATTCCATCAACACCATTAAAACGACAGGTATCAAGGCCGATATATCGGTGCAG is a genomic window containing:
- a CDS encoding glutamine synthetase type III, with the protein product MTKSNNGEGSLHEIFGSSVFSDAIMKEHLPKPTYQALKKTIDEGLDLDPAVADVVAIAMMGWAIEKGATHFTHWFQPMTGITAEKHDAFISPTPEGKVILEFSGKELIKGEPDASSFPSGGMRATFEARGYTAWDCTSPAFVKDGSLCIPTAFCSYTGEALDKKTPLLRSMEALSKQALRVLKLFDNKSASKVITTVGPEQEYFLIDKRMYDLRKDLIFTGRTLFGAKPPKGQEMGDHYFGSLKERISAFMKELDQELWKLGVAAKTKHNEVAPAQHELAPIFTTANIATDHNQLTMEMMKKIALRHGLVCLLHEKPFAGVNGSGKHVNWSMATDDGQNLLEPGYTPHENAQFLVYLCAVIKGVDEYADLLRASAATAGNEHRLGTHEAPPAIVSVYLGKQLTDILEQIAGGGTTNSSQDGLLKIGVTTLPDLPKDSTDRNRTSPFAFTGNKFEFRMVGSSASTATASFVLNTIVADMLKQIADRLEQAKDFQDEVQKLLQEIVKNHKKIIFNGNSDSDAWVQETKKRGLPNITSTVAAIRTMISDKNIALFEEHHILTRHEIESRCEINFENYMKAINIEALTMLEMAKRQILPAVIEYTTMLADSINTIKTTGIKADISVQEELLTEVSTLTATFRNDTVALEKTLAQAADICGDTFGRACFYRDQVFVKMGKLRETGDKLETMVGEVYWPLPTYGDLLFNV